A window of Bufo gargarizans isolate SCDJY-AF-19 chromosome 9, ASM1485885v1, whole genome shotgun sequence contains these coding sequences:
- the LSM2 gene encoding U6 snRNA-associated Sm-like protein LSm2, translated as MLFYSFFKSLVGKDVVVELKNDLSICGTLHSVDQYLNIKLTDISVTDPEKYPHMLSVKNCFIRGSVVRYVQLPADEVDTQLLQDAARKEAVQQKQ; from the exons ATG CTCTTCTATTCGTTTTTCAAGTCTCTGGTGGGGAAGGACGTTGTGGTGGAGTTAAAGAACGACTTGAG CATTTGTGGGACTCTGCATTCTGTAGATCAG tatcTGAATATCAAACTAACAGACATCAGTGTGACCGACCCAGAGAAATATCCGCACATG CTGTCGGTGAAGAACTGCTTTATCCGCGGCTCTGTGGTCCGCTACGTCCAGCTTCCTGCCGATGAGGtggacacccagctccttcaagaTGCTGCAAGGAAGGAGGCGGTTCAACAGAAGCAGTGA